TTTTGGCGGATTTTCAACTTAAATGAACTTTTTAGACAGCCCCTTCACTATTACTCATTCTTAATAATTTCTTTCATCTTCTTATATTCTTCTTCGGTGATTTCACCTTTCGCAAAGCGTGCTTTCAAAATTTCGAGTGCTTCTTGGTTTGGGCTTTTTGGTTGAACGGGATCACTATAATATTCATTGTAATGATGATTACGGTGATAACAATTCCCCATGAAATATCTTCTTCTACGGAATAGGAACATTAGAATCACGACAAGGATGATAATCCCGATCATCCATAAAAAACCATACCCACCATAATAACCCATTCCATAACCAAATCCTCTTCCTGGTCCAAAACCAGCAAACATATTTTTCCCTTCTTATAATGATGTTTACAACTTATAGTATAGACCTTAAATTTAAAGAACTTGTGAAGATGACAAAAAAAAACGCCTTGATGTTATACATCAAAGCGTCGATGGATATCCCTTTAAAAGAGAGTGATTGTCATTGCTGCGGCCAAAACTAAATAGCGGAGAATAAAACCACCGATTAGCACAGTTGACTCTGTAATCAATGTCGGTACAAAACTTGGATTAGAGGAAGTAGCTGATATTTCATGATATTTTGGTTTTGTTGCTAAACCATGTTGATAAATTTCTATCCCTTCGATGAGGAATGGAATGACTAACCCTACTACAATTAAACCGATCCAAAATAAGCTAGAGTATTCCCCGACTAAAAGAGACATCACCGATTGGTAGGCTACTTCATTTGCACTTCCTGTAATATATAGCATGATAAAAATAAGTAACAACTCAATCCCGATCAATGAAACATGAATTTTTTTCACTGTAAGAAGGTTATAACAAGCTTGGCGATTAAAGAAAGTTGACACCAAGACTGTTGCCGCAATACCTGTAGAAAGGGCAGAAACAATGAACAGAACAGGCAATATCGATGTATTCCATAGTGGAATCGACTTTACAACGCCAATCAATAATCCTGTATAAGCAGCAGTTCCTATTGCGAAGATGACGCCAAGTCTTGTAATCCAACGATTCACACTTTTCCCTAGATATTCCATAACCCCTTGATATGTGTTAAGTATCAAAAAGATAGAAATAATATAAGTTCCGTCGGTCATCATCGATGTTGGAAAATTCTTCAATAGATAGATGAAACGAAGAGGATGCTTTAATCCCGCTTCCGCATCAAAAACGAGAAGCAATGTGCCGACCGCAAGTAGTGGTGGTGCTAAGAAATATCCTGTTTTTCGAATGGTTTGTGCAAACGGAAACTTTTTACCGACATAAGTCGCAGTGAGGTAAGCCCCTGCACTTACACCAGCTAAAAATAAATACCATGAAATGATCGCTCCCCAAGCCATCTTAAATCACCTCACATAATAAATTTTAGGTTTTGTTCCTAAATCAGCGCGTAAAGGTATTGCTTTGCGTTTGATGATTTCTCTTGATATTTCACTGTTTGGATCATCTAAATCTCCAAAAATTCTTGCATTACCAACACATGTAGCAACACAAATCGGTGCTTTTCCCTTTTCGACCTCTTCTACACAAAATCTACATTTTTCAACTACGCCTGTTTTATGATTGGGAACTCTGGCTTGATACGGACAAGAAACGACACAATATTTACATCCAATACATTTGTTTTCGTCAACGAGAACGATCCCGTCTTTGTTTTTATAAGTTGCTCCAGTGGGACAGTTTTTCATACATGGTGGATTCTCACAATGTTGACATTGAACCGGTAATATCTGAATATTTACATTTGGAAACGTCCCTGTCTCTTTTTCATAGAAATGAATAAAGGCTTCTTCTGGTGGTAATCCATTTTGCATCTGACAGGCAACACGACAGCCAAAGCATTCAACACATTTTTTGGTATCAATCAGCATTCCATAACGTGCCATCTAGACTCCCACCTTTCTGATTTTTACGATACATTCATGGATCATTGGAGTTC
Above is a genomic segment from Tepidibacillus fermentans containing:
- a CDS encoding SHOCT domain-containing protein; the protein is MFAGFGPGRGFGYGMGYYGGYGFLWMIGIIILVVILMFLFRRRRYFMGNCYHRNHHYNEYYSDPVQPKSPNQEALEILKARFAKGEITEEEYKKMKEIIKNE
- the nrfD gene encoding NrfD/PsrC family molybdoenzyme membrane anchor subunit, which encodes MAWGAIISWYLFLAGVSAGAYLTATYVGKKFPFAQTIRKTGYFLAPPLLAVGTLLLVFDAEAGLKHPLRFIYLLKNFPTSMMTDGTYIISIFLILNTYQGVMEYLGKSVNRWITRLGVIFAIGTAAYTGLLIGVVKSIPLWNTSILPVLFIVSALSTGIAATVLVSTFFNRQACYNLLTVKKIHVSLIGIELLLIFIMLYITGSANEVAYQSVMSLLVGEYSSLFWIGLIVVGLVIPFLIEGIEIYQHGLATKPKYHEISATSSNPSFVPTLITESTVLIGGFILRYLVLAAAMTITLF
- a CDS encoding 4Fe-4S dicluster domain-containing protein; translation: MARYGMLIDTKKCVECFGCRVACQMQNGLPPEEAFIHFYEKETGTFPNVNIQILPVQCQHCENPPCMKNCPTGATYKNKDGIVLVDENKCIGCKYCVVSCPYQARVPNHKTGVVEKCRFCVEEVEKGKAPICVATCVGNARIFGDLDDPNSEISREIIKRKAIPLRADLGTKPKIYYVR